The genome window TTTCAGTAGTGCTTTTACAGAATAGAGGGAAAAACATTCAGTTGGAATCAgcaaatttttgttgttgttacagGAACCTTTTAAATCTAGCAGAGTTTTAGAACTAGACAGCTTAAGGCCTTGATTTACTTGATTTAAGTCAGAAAATCAAATGTGCCTTTATGCATTTGAGTTTTCATGAGGTCGGTAGAACTTATTAGACATTGTACATTTATGCAAAGGTGGTGTGTGAGAAACTGATGCTTACTGGCTTAGGTCCTTATACTGTGAAGAGATTTTTTATCTTAATCATACAAATAGTACcatttaatcactttttttaAGTAACCTTGTTGCATACGTATTTAGTGGTGAACACGTACATAAACTTGTATAGAATCAAGAATACAGCACTTAAGGAAAATCCTTTTGTCAGttttttgaaagtatttctttccctcacctggaaaataaagctttatGAAAGCACACATGCCATTGCAGGTGAGATTTATATTTtccagtttaatttttaaagttacGCTTCTAACTGTACATTTTGGGTGTATGATTGGTTATATTTCTGTTATGCATGTGTAAATGCATCATCAAAGTTGTCAATCTGTTTCTAAAGTATGAAAAATAGATCAGATATTTTGGTTTAATCATATCACCTGGATATTtcgtttttaaaaacaaaacaaacataccAAGAAAAACCCAGTAACAGTTGTTCACATTACTACATAGGATAATATCATTTGGCCTCGGAGTTAATCTTCACGGTGAGAAGCTACCAGCTCTTTGGAGCTCTGTTGTTGAGACCGTTTGTGTGCTGAGGGAAATAGCATTGCATCATTTTCTGGTTACTGTGTGACTGAATCAGTTTCTGATAAAATCATCTTCAGGAACTGAAAATTCTGTTGACAGTACAACTCTGTGGCGTGAAGCAGATTTTCTGCTGTATTGCAAGACCACAGAAGTCCTAAAGGTTTTATGGCATATTGGCATTTTGATCACCTTCCTGGTATGTTGTAATACTTATTTGTAAATATATGAATGTACTGAGTTTGCAAATTGCCTCGACTAACTTAAGTTTTACATGTGTTAAATGTTTATGGATTTTGAGAGcgaaagaaagaagctgaagTTACTGTACCTGCCTGGTTTGATGTGCTCGTCTCCTGCTATAGTTCAGAGCTGTTGGTAGGTGTAGTTTGCTGGCAAAGAAGTGTGTGTAAGCAGATGTGTATGCTTGCTTCTAGATGAAAGATGCAAGATGTATCTACAATGATGTTATCTTGGGTCTCCCTCCAGTCTTTTAAGAAGTAGGAATATAAGGATTTTACAGAAACACAGTTAATCATAATTAAGATTGTAATTTAATTATTGAGTGAGGATTTCTCTTGTGATCCACAAAGCTGTACTGAAACTAGTATTTTTGCTAGCAGTATGtaatactttgttttctgtcttctcagGTGCTCTGTAACAGAGCAAGATTGGTCACCTACCTACCAGGTTTTTATTCTTTAGTCAAGAGAGTTGTAAATCCCAAGGCTTTTTCTACAGCAGGTTCCTCTGGCTCAGACGAGTCTCATGTTGCTGCTACACCTCCTGATTTatgtaagaaaaagcaaatttgttttctttgaattcGTGTGCTGTCAGAACTTTGGACCCCATATAAATTTGGGAATTCTGAAGTCTGCTCCTTATGTTCGGGCCCTGACTTTAACTTGTGCATTGTGGTTACTTTGGTTATAGATGATTTTAATcaaatacagatatttatatgggagagggtttttttgaccTGttgtttcgtttgtttgttgttttgtttttctttctgtttagatATGATGTCTAAAGCAAGGCCTTGACTTTTGCAGGTCCAAGAACTGTATGGCCAGATGAAGTAATGGGTCCATTTGGTCCTCAGGACCAGAGATTCCAGTTGCCTGGTAATATTGGTTTTGACTGTCACCTCAATGGCACTGCTGCTCAGAAGAACAGCCAAGTGTCAGAAAGTCTGCCTGATCTATTAGCAGAGCCTTCAGCAAGTGAAAGGCATGAATTTGTCATGGCACAATACATAAATGAATTTCAGGTAAGAACAGGTTTTTTCTACTGATATTTCTTGTCTAAGAGAAATGTAAttaatctttcttactcctGAAAAAGGtgtcattgatttttttctaggtgattttgaaaaatgaaatttggcTGGGATGAGGGAGAGATTATATAGAACCAAGCTGAAGTTTTATTGTTTTAGGAGAAAGACATACAGTCAAAAAAACACACCCTGAAATATTTCTAAGTGGTGCTTAGTGAAATGGCATTTTAGTAGTGACTTAATTATGtggatacaggaaaaaaaaaaatctttcaaaactTGCTGTTTCCTAAGTCTCAGCACCTTTTTATCCAATAGAATTGGTAGtttcttcagtatttcattTAATGCATCTGGACTTACATAGTTTGGATGGTGTTTAGATCTGCCTGCTTAGCTCTGGCAACCAGTGGATCCAGACAGGAGAGGCAGATCAATGTACCTCAACCTCATGTCTCACAATGATACTGTATTTTGGCGATGGCAGAGCTTGCAGTGAGTCAGATGCGTTATTAACAACAAACAGCTTGATAATTGCTAGAGTGATTGCAACAAAATGTTCGGTGCTGCTGACTCAGCCTTCCAGTCTTTCTGAGTTTGTGACATGGTCACAGTTTGGAAGTCAACTAGCAAATCTCCATTGTAAAAATGCTgtatagtgtttttttttttttaaatgtggcaTTGTATTCCAAAATGCTCAGAAAACATAAGCTTCTGGTGAGCTCCCCAGATTCGGTTTTCAACTTCCATGAATCACACTTTCTGTTAAAAGCCTGACAGAAAATTCTAGTCTAGTTCATTTAGTGCAAACTGGGTGCATGTCTGCTCAGTACAGCTGTTGCTGTCCCAAATGGAAGGGAGAAACTGGAAAGAGCAGAGGCACTCCTCTCACCTCAGAGTACATGAGATTGGTGTGTTAGCTTTATCTGAGTGGAGTAAACGAGCCTAGCAGCCTACCAGTATCAGAAAGTGGTATTGATCTTTGGAAAATGGTCACAGTGTCTTGATGACAGCATCATCATTTTGGCACTGGTAAGTGTATGTACCATGTAAGTGGTGTTTAGCTGGATAGAATGGGAGTAGTACACAAGAAATCACAATGAGCTACCGTCCTAGTGAGAGGAGCATCCTATAGTTGTACAACAGCATGGTTTGTCAGGCTTAAAGTACCAACTGATCTCTCCCAGTGACTTTGCAATCATGATGGAAGGTACATGTGGAAACATACATGTTGAAACTGCAGTTAATGTCAGTTGTTTGTctgttgtgttttattattttgctgGGGGATTTTTTTGCTATTCTTGAATGTTAATTTCTAGAGCAAAAACACTAGCCACgctgtgttttcagtgtaaTAGTTTAGGGAAACTTTCAGATAAAACAGATGTTAGGACTTAATTACAGTGTTGAGTTGTATATTTCAGTCTTGGAGAAACTTACTGAAATTCCTTGTAAATTATGGCATAGTTAGGGTTAGAAAAACTGTATTAAGACATTCTACacctaccctgtttccctgaaaacaagacctaccccaaaaataagccttaGCATGATTTTGTCAGGATTTTTGAGATGCTTTAAATATAAGCCCtattccaaaaataagcccAGGTTACggttaattttaaaagtcaatttgaatagtgtccaggcagctatacatgtaaaaatgtAAGCATGTTTTGGAGCAAATATTGTGTAAGACCCTGTCTTACTTTCGGAGAAACATGGTACTACACAACAGTTGCTATCCCAGAGTTGTTACCACCTCTTGAGGGCATTTTAAGCTTAAATCTTAGATACCTAACTTAGAAGTTCTCCGTTTGTAACATACCCACCAGAAtctgttttgttggggtttttttgtgttttgtttgttttggtggtggtgttgctgttttttaaactaTAGAACTAAAACAACAGTAACCATATAAAAGGTATTGTTTGAAAACTGTTCTGCTTTTCAAGCTGTGACAGCTAAAGCTGAAAATACTGATAGTTCAGAGATCTAGAACTGTTGtgttacttctgttttaaagttttattctGGCTCAGGTAATGTGTGTATGTCTGAAATCTATTAATTGCTATTGTATTGAATACCTAAGGCCATTGCTTCAGaatgatatttttcaaaaatttctgTATTGTTTAAGGCTTTGAGATAATATGGTTACTATAAAACATAAAGCTTAAAATTTCCACGTCATTTTAAGTAATAGGTTAAACCTACATACGTTCCACTTTGAAAACTGAGTTTTAAGTCTCATTACATATTGTCTTTCTGGGAAACCGCTTGGGTCTGTCAGTTGTCATGTAGTCTCAAAAACATATTCTGCTGTACAAAGTTATTAATGTTGTATATTAATTAATGGTAAAGTTACGATTTTCATCTTTCTCAGGGTGCTGATGTTccacagaaacagcaaataaataatGCTGAAACTTACTTTGAAAATGCAAAGGTAGAATGTTCAGTACAAGCTTGTCCTGAGCTGTTACGGAAAGGtatgttttcactttctttgacagctaagaaattaaaactttctaaaatgtaaaaatatgtaAGTAAATGCTCTGATGTAATCAGTGCCACAGAATGTGTCCTAGAGAAGGATAATCCAGACTTAATattttacaagagaaaaaatacacactgtaaaataaaaactgaaacttTGTTGCTGTTACTATTTTGTATAAGATTCAATGCCATTTACAATCAGATCAGCTGGGATGGGAAGTAactttcagctgcttctttagTACCAGATAGATTCTGGAGCTAATTCAGTTTCGAAAAACCATCTAATGACAAAATCAAATCTTTTGGCACTGCTCTTTAGGAATATAGCAAATTGAAACTAAGCAACTACTGAAAGCATTGCTTCtgtatctttaattttttcaagaagaaaatgattGAAATGAAGTTGGAATAGCATTTTCTAATTTTAAGGGTGATATACTGAAAGAGGGACGATGTTGAAATCTTGGTCTAGATGCTGAAGAGAGCAGACTTTtcagagagtaagaaagaatgaacctTTCAACTTCGGGTTTCGAAAAGTGCTTTTTCCTCCCACACTGAAAACAAGTCTCCGTGAAGCCTCATTATGATTTTGATGCTTCACGTTTGTTCCTGTTTGTAATAACAGATGATGTAAAGAGAGAATTGTGATGGGTTTGGGTCTTTTCTGCCCTAGGAAAACTGTCAGAACTCATGCCAGTAGTATGCTGCTAATACTGAGCCTGCTGTCATGTCCTGGGAAGTACATATGAGCCTTTTCTACTGAAAGATTTCATGTAATGTGGTTTAGCCAGAAAATAAGGGTCTTCACACCTCATATGTGTGGAGATCTGTGGTGGTGTTCATTTCAAAATACTAGAATATCAGTATACTTGGGTTTATATCTTTGTGAAGAGCGACACTTGCTTGCACATTTTGAAACCAGCATGCcctttgtgaaatacacacatacatcttggatttaaatgaaatgaagatTCTAAAGTAGAGTCAATACTTTgtctaaaactgaaaaattgtaAGTAAAATGCGAGAGCAAACCATAACATGCCCTTTTTTGGTTTTAGACTTCGAGTCAATGTTTCCAGAAGTCAGTGCCAACCGTTTGACGGTATTAACTGTCACCCAGAAGACTAAAAATGATATGACTGTGTGGAGTCAAGAAGTGGAggatgagagagaaatgctgTTAGAAAATGTAAGTAGCTGACAGTAGCATcagttcatttttgtttgtagaTGAAACTTCTGTGAACTATGTGTGtagttcacagtatcacagtatgtttggggttggaa of Columba livia isolate bColLiv1 breed racing homer chromosome 7, bColLiv1.pat.W.v2, whole genome shotgun sequence contains these proteins:
- the MMADHC gene encoding cobalamin trafficking protein CblD isoform X3, which translates into the protein MANVLCNRARLVTYLPGFYSLVKRVVNPKAFSTAGSSGSDESHVAATPPDLCPRTVWPDEVMGPFGPQDQRFQLPGNIGFDCHLNGTAAQKNSQVSESLPDLLAEPSASERHEFVMAQYINEFQGADVPQKQQINNAETYFENAKVECSVQACPELLRKDFESMFPEVSANRLTVLTVTQKTKNDMTVWSQEVEDEREMLLENFINGAKEICYAICSEGYWADFIDPSSGLAFFGPYTNNTLFETDERYRHLGFSIDDLGCCKVIRHNIWGTHVVVGSIFTNAEPDSPIMRKLSGN